The Natronogracilivirga saccharolytica genomic sequence ATCATAAGTGTCCATTAAAAATATAGTGTTGTTCTTTGAACTTATTGATAGTTAACGCTTTAAAAGCTTTTTAGTGCGGTGACGATTTGAATTGATTAGGTTTACTTCAAAAACGAGTAACCATGAATCAAGGAAAATACGTATTCGCTCAGATTGTAGAGTTTTTGCCTCAAAGGATCTTTGACAAGTTCGTCAGAAAGCATAACGGCAATAAATACGTAAAACACTTCACCTGCTGGAATCAGCTGCTGTGCATGGTTTTTGGTCAACTTACCAACCGTGATAGTCTGCGAGATTTGATTGTCGCCATTAGTGCTCATGGAGGAAAATCCTACCACTTGGGTTTTGGGAAAAGCGTTACTCGCAGTAATCTCGCCAAAGCTAATGAAAACAGGAATAGCAAAATATTTGAAGAATTTGCTTATCACCTGGTGGCTATAGCACGTAAAGTACGAAAAAGCGATGATTTTAAAGTCAAAGGCCAGGTTTATGCATTCGACTCCAGCACGATCGATCTTTGTTTAAGCGTATTTTGGTGGGCCAAATTCCGCAAAAACAAAGGCGGTATTAAGATCAATACCTTGTTCGATGTTACCACGCAAATTCCTGCTTTTATTCACATTACGCCTGCTCTCGTTCATGATGTTAATGCTATGGACTATCTTTTATATGAGCCCGAAGCATACTACATTTTTGATCGAGGCTACGTTGATTACCAACGACT encodes the following:
- a CDS encoding IS4 family transposase gives rise to the protein MNQGKYVFAQIVEFLPQRIFDKFVRKHNGNKYVKHFTCWNQLLCMVFGQLTNRDSLRDLIVAISAHGGKSYHLGFGKSVTRSNLAKANENRNSKIFEEFAYHLVAIARKVRKSDDFKVKGQVYAFDSSTIDLCLSVFWWAKFRKNKGGIKINTLFDVTTQIPAFIHITPALVHDVNAMDYLLYEPEAYYIFDRGYVDYQRLYKITQHSAFFVVRAKSNLQFNCMYPRKSNKTAGIKSDQIGKLSGFYVSKDYPEKLRKVRFYDKESDRTFVFLSNNFELSAEQIAYLYKNRWQVELFFKWIKQHLKIKAFWGTSENAVCIQVYSAIIAYCLVAIVGSSFKIDRSTYEILQVLGISLLDKTPVDELLKNVNYQVVKEPNYNQLSLNLF